The genomic segment ATCCCGTCTTCGCAGAACTGGCCCAGCGGATCGGTTCCGTCAAAGCCGCAGGACACGACGTCATCACGCTCGGTCAAGGAACGCCGGACCAGACGACACCCGTACATATTCTCGATGCTTTAAGACAAGCCATCGATGATGCAAGTAATCTCCAGTACCCTCCGTTTCGCGGACACGATTTCTTAAAGCAGGCCGTCGCTAATTTTTATGAATCAGAATTTGGCGTGTCGATTGATCCGGCGACAGAAGTCGCGATTTTGCTCGGAAGTAAGGCCGGCATCGTCGCCCTTCCGCAGACGATCGTCAATCCCGGTGAAGGGGTCATCGTCCCGGATCCCGGTTACCCGGATTACTTATCGGGCGCAGCACTTGCCGGTGCGTATCCGATCACGCTGCCACTTCTCGCTGAAAATAGCTTTTTGCCTGACTATAACTTACTCGATTCGCTTGACGTCGAACGAGCCCGGATGTTGTTCCTCAACTACCCAAGCAATCCGACCGGTGCGACAGCGACAGCGGAAGCCTTTGAACAGACGGTCGCGTTCGCTGATGCACATGACATTTGCGTCGTCCATGACTTAGCGTACGGCGGGATCAGTTTCGATGGTCCGACGCGGAGTTTCCTCCAAACGGAAGGCGCTAAGAATGTCGGGATTGAGTTATTTTCACTCTCTAAACGGTTCAACATGTCCGGCTTCCGGATTGCCTTTGCAATCGGTAATCCGTCCGTCATCGCGAGCATCGAAACATACCAGGAACACCTTTACGTCAGTGCCTTCACACCGATCCAGCATGCAGCGACGGTCGCACTTTCAAGCGATCAGACATGTGTCCGTGAACTGAGCGCCTTGTATGAGACGCGACGTGATGCGTTGTTCGGTGCATTAAACGAAATCGGCTGGGCAGGACCGGTTCCGGGTGGTTCGTTTTTCGTCTGGCTGCCGGTCCCGTCCGGCTTCACGTCCCAAAGCTTCACCGATCACCTGCTCGACGAAGCGCACGTCGCCGTGACACCGGGTCACTTCTTCGGTACGTATGGTGAAGGTTACGTCCGGATCAGTTTGATTGCCGATGTCGACCGGCTCGTCGAGGCTGTCAAACGAATCGGGACCCTACAGCTCTTCCAAACCGCCGTTGCCGAATAATTCTGAAAAAACGTTTGACAGATGGGAATCATTTCCGTTAAAGTAAATCCCAACAGCATAGCTACTTATCGAGAGCGACCGAGGGATTAGGCCCAACGACGTCCGGCAACCACCAGTAATGGAACGGTGCCACATCCTACAGAACTTCTTTTGTTCTGAGAGATAAGTTACGAAACTCTACACTTCGTCGCTTTTTTCTGGTTGCTCTCTAACTGGAAAAAAGCGATTTTTTTGTATAGGGAGGGAAACATCATGATTGAGTTCGCGCAGATCACAAAACAATTTGTCCGTGACCGCACACCGATTTTTGCGTTAAACGATGTCAACTTAACGATCGAACAAGGTGAAATCTTCGGCATCATCGGTGAATCCGGGGCTGGAAAAAGTACACTCTTACGGTTGATTAACGGACTTGAGACACCGACGAGCGGTACGGTCATCGTAGACGGAACGAACCTATCACGTGTCTCGAAAACATCTCTCCGGAAGCTCCGCCTCCGGGTCGGCATGATCTTTCAACATTTCCAACTGATCCAGTCCCGCACCGTTGCTGATAATATCGCGTTCGCCTTAAAGGCAGCCGGTGTCAAGAGAGCGGAGTTCCCGAAACGGATCCAGGAATTGACGGCACTCGTCGGACTCGAAGGATTCGAGACGAACTATCCGAGCCAACTCAGTGGTGGACAAAAACAACGCGTCGGCATCGCACGAGCGCTCGCCAACAATCCGAGCGTCTTACTCTGTGACGAAGCGACATCAGCGCTCGATCCCGTGACGACACTCCAGATTCTCGATTTACTGAAAGATTTAAACGCCCGACTCGGTTTGACGATCATCCTCATCACCCACGAAATCGACGTCGTTAAACAAATTTGTCACCGCGTTGCCGTCATGGCGCACGGGGAAGTCGTCGAAGTTGCTTCGACTTACGCTATATTTAGTCAAGCCGAGCATCCGGTCACAAAACATTACGTCGATACGGCACTTCAAATCGAGTTACCGGAACGGATTTTACGGGCGGCCCCCGGCAAAATCATTCGACTTCAGTTCACGGGTGAAAAAACAGGTGAGAGTACCTTATCTGAAGCCATCAAACAATTCGATATCGCAGTCAGCATCCTGCATGGGAAGGTCGACTACATCCAGGACGTTGCGTTTGGCGTCTTAATCGTCAGTTTGACGGGACCGACGCTGCACGTGAATCGTGCCTTAACCTGGCTCGAGGGACAGTTACATGCAATCGAGGTGATTCAAGATGTCGCTTGACCGGTTTACGACAATGCTCCCTGACTTAACGAAAGCGCTCGGAGAGACGGCCTTCATGGTCGGTATTTCACTCACATTCGCCATTATCATCGGGATTCCGCTCGGGATCTTATTATTCATTACCGACCGCGGTCTCTTTTTCCAAAACATCATCATTCGCAGCACATTAGATTTTGCCATCAATATCGTCCGCTCGTTACCATTCATCATCTTACTCGTTGCCTTGATTCCATTGACGCAACTCATCACGAAGACGACGATTGGCCCTGCCGCCGCCTCGGTCAGTTTGAGCGTCGCCGCGATTCCGTTTCTCGCCCGACTCGTCGAAACCTCACTCCGTGAGATTCCACCCGGCTTGATTGAAGCAGCAGAAGCGTGCGGGGCGAAACCGCTTCGTATCATCATCAGTGTCCTCTTACCGGAAGCCTTGCCCGGAATCATTCAAGGCTTAACGTTGACATTGATCAGCCTGATCGGATTCTCAGCGATGGCCGGGATCGTCGGTGGTGGCGGAATTGGTGACCTCGCGATCCGGTTCGGTTATTACCGCTACGATAACGTCGTCATGATCATGACGATCGTCGTGCTCGTCGTCATCATTCAAGTCATTCAAGCACTCGGCAACCGGTTCGCCCGCGTCGCCGATAAACGATAACTAACAAATAGAGAACGCAAGGGAGAGAGTACGATGAAAAAACGCTATGCCTTTCTAGCAACAGGATTATTAGGAGCAAGCATCTTAGCCGGATGCGGTGACAGCAGTGCAAATGAAGAAACGAAGTCCATCAAAATCGGAGCGACGAGTGGTCCCTATAGCGATATGGTCAAAGAAGCGATTCAACCGGGACTCGAAAAGAAAGGCTACAACGTCGAAATCGTCGAATTCAGTGATTACATTCAACCGAACCTCGCCCTCGCAAGCGGCGACCTCGATGCCAACCTGTTCCAGCACTCGATTTATTTAAAAACCTTTGCAAAGGAAAAAAATCTCGATCTCACAGGGCTGATCACCGTTCCGACAGCACCGATGGGTTTATACAGCAAGTCCTATAAAACGCTAGACGATGTCAAAGAAGGCGCTGAAGTCGCGACACCGAACGATCCGACGAACCAGGCGCGTGCTTTAAACCTGTTAGCGGATCAAGGTTGGATTGAACTAAAAGCAGATACCGATCCACTGACCGTCTCAGAAAAGGACATCATCAAAAATCCAAAGAAACTCGTCATCAAACCGCTTGAAGCCGCTCAGCTCCCACGCGCTGTCGAAAGTGTCGATATCTCAGCCGTTCCCGGAAATTTCGCACTTGCTGCGAAATTTGACTTACTGGATGCACTCGCACTCGAGACGATGGACGAACAGTACCGGAATCTGGTCGCTGTCAAAACAAGTGATCAAGATAAACAACTCGCAAAAAACTTGACGGCCGTCGTCCAATCGGATGCTTTTAATGATGTGATTGAAAAATCATTCAAAGGATTCAGTAAACCGGACTGGGCGAATTGAGCGGCAGCGTCTGTCTGACTTTTACTCGTCGCTCCCACTTTTCAAATCGTCCGTTCCACGTCGCTCCTTCCCTTCCCGAATCGTCTCCGAGCGGCAAGCTTTCGCGCCGCTTCGTTTCACTGCAGGGTCGCGCTTGCTTGCTCTTTCGCTCGAAAGCGATTCGTGTCAGGAAACGCGACGAATTACAGCATTTCTCAGGTCCTCTTCTATTAGAAAGCCTAAAAAGATTCGCTTCCACGTGACTCCTACGGGAAAAAGCGCAAGGCTCGCTTGCGCTGTCAGAGGCAGGCGAGACCCTGGACCTTGACCTGTAAGGGAAAGGGGCAACGGCTTGCGCCTCGCCCGAGGAAAGCACGGGAAGCAGGAATCTTTTCGCCTCCTAACATTCATTTCCACCGACTGACACCACATATCTTCTGATTCGTAGAATGCGTCGCCCTCCCTTCCCAAATCGTCTCCGAGCGGCAAGCCTTCGCGCCGCTTCGTTTCACTGCAGGGTCGCGCTTGCTTGCTCTTTCGCTCGAAAGCGATTCGTGTCAGGAAACGCGACGAATTACAGCCTTTCTCAGGTCCTCTTCTATTAGAAAGCCTAAAAAGATTCGCTTCCACGTGACTCCTACGGGAAAAAGCGCAAGGCTCGCTTGCGCTGTCAGAGGCAGGCGAGACCCTGCCCCTTGACCTGTAAGGGAAGGGGCAACGGCTTGCGCCTCGCCCGAGGAAAGCACGGGAAGCAGGAATCTTTTCGACTCTTAACATTCATTTCCACCGACTGACACCACATATCTTCTGATTCGTAGAATGCGTCGCCCTCCCTTCCCAAATCGTCTCCGAGCGGCAAGCCTTCGCGCCGCTTCGTTTCACTGCAGGGTCGCGCTTGCTTGCTCTTTCGCTCGAAAACGATTCGTGTCAGGAAACGCGACGAATTACAGCCTTTCTCAGGTCCTCTTCTATTAGAAAGCCTAAAAAGATTCGCTTCCACGTGACTCCTACGGGAAAAAGCGCAAGGTTCGCTTGCGCTGTCAGAGGCAGGCGAGACCCTGGACCTTGACCTGTAAGGGAAAGGGGCAACGGCTTGCGCCTCGCCCGAGGAAAGCACGAGAAGCAGGAATCTTTTCGACTCTTAAACTCCTTCCAAGACAAACAAAAAGCCCAGATTCTCATTAACGAGAACCTAGGCTTTACTTTAGTTTGTGCTATTTTCACGGTGTTCTAAAGTTAATCGTAAAGTACGGTGCATCTTTTCTAAACGCCACTCCGACATCCGCTTGTTTGAAACCACTTTGCATGATATTCTCACGATGCCCTTTTGAGTTCATCAATCCACAGTGGGCAGCGAAGACATTCGGATACCCCATCGATAAGTTTTCACCCGCCATCGAGAAGCGAATGCCTTCTGCCTTCATCCGGTCGAACGGGTCGCGGCCTTCAGGATCCGTATGCGAAAAGAAATTGTTTTTCGCCATGTTTTCACTGTGTCCGCGCGTGACCGGTTTTAATGCTGTATACGGTGACAATGCTGGTTTCTTGTACTCGGCACGTTCCCAGTTCATCAGACGTAACATCAACTTCTCATCCGTCGTCCGCAACGCTTTTGAAGCAGCACCGTAGAACCCTTCTTTTTTCGCTTCGACGTCCTTCGGAATCGCCAGTGTTGCTTTGACGCGATTTTTATCATATTGATCAAAGAAATACGTCACGTAGTTATCATTCTTTTCATAGACGGCTGCGTGATCAAGGTTCAACATATAGTTCGTATTTCCCTTTCGATAGGACTTAACGACCTTCCAGCCTTTTTTCGCAAGCGTCGCTTCCGTATCTTTATTTAACGTCGCGCCTTGCGTTGTCACGCCGTCTCGGAAACGATACTTCCCGTAATCCTTCCCGTCTTTCGTCAGTGCGACAAACTCCTCTGTCGCTGTCCGTCTGACTTCCCACGTGTATCCCGGGTACTCACTTGTATATTCGTCAATCAGCTTTCCCCCACTTTTCGGGTACTCCGCCTCCGCTTGTTCGATTGGAACGCTTTCGCAACCAAAGAAAGCAAATGCCATTACCCCGAGGACTAATACTTTTTTCATCCTGCTGGTCCGCCTCCTTCTTTCTTGCATTACCCTTATTTTAAAAGAAATTGAACCGTTCGAACAGTCAGAGTGTCCATTCTAAGAAAATCACACGATTCATTCGACCTGTTCACAATACAGACACATTTTAGCAACATCGCCTCTAAAGGTCTGACAACTTAGTTTGAAGCCATTCTCATTTCATTATCATACAGAAAATGAACTATTTTCCCCTCTTGTTGAAATGTGTGAACATTCTTTTATTTTCATTCTTTGCAAATCTTATTGCCGTTCTTTCATCAGCTAGCTAATATTAGGAATCGTAAGGAAAAAAATACGTGTTTGTCCATATAATATCCATCAAAAGGAGTATGCCATGATTCTTCTCTATTTTATCTATGAATCGATTACGTTTCTCGCGATTCAGCAGTACTTGTTTTCAGGTTGGATGATTCTCGTTGTGTTGACGGTCTCCTTTAGTCTCGCGAACGCACATGAAGAAGTTCACTATAGCCAACGTTTCGGATTCGAACTGCTCGTCCCCGGTGTCGGAAACTTATTACGTAAAAATTTTATTGTCGGTCTCGCCACGATTATTATCTTAATCATCATTCACTTCATGTATATGTTCCGGATCCTTCCTCTTGAAACTGCCCTGCTCCTCACCTTTTCAATCAGTACCCTTTCTTTCCTATCTCTTTTTATCCGAACACAGAAAAAAGCGGACCGCTAAGTCCGCTTTTAAGCCTCTTTACTTAATACTTATCTGTTTCTTTCAATTTATACCCATTCGATAATTCTAACCAAACCGTATTTCCTTTTTTCGTTTTCACCTTGATGTAAGGACGGTCTTTAGAAACACGTAGCTCAAGAAGTTCACCTTGCTGATCAGCGTGTGTCTCACTTGCTTTATCCCAGTTTCCTGCAAGTTTACGCTCGATGAAGATATGTTTTCCTTTTTGAACAGCACGCCATTTCCCGATTTCTGCTTTACCATTAACTGCTTTTGCGCTTTCCATCCCCTGAATCGAAATGATTGCCGGATCGTGGTCGCTCGCGCTTCCGTCTGCTTCCATGTAATCCGAGTTGATGTTGACGATGTCAGAAGACGTATACGATTTTAAGTTCTTCGAGATTAAGATGTGATCGAGTACTTGTGCGTTACCATTATAGACGTACGAGTAACGTTCTGATTTCGGAAGATCATCGACCGTGTTCCAAAGATTTTTCCCTTTGAGAATATCGAGTGTTTTCGAGAACTGGAAGTCATTCAAGTCACCAAGAACAACGACATTCGAGTCTTTGACTTCTGTTTCGAGTTCATTGACGAAATCTTGGACGATTGTCGCAATCGCATGACGCTGTACTTCGCTCTTACGGACGACCGGTTGATTTTTACCGAAGTCTGCTCCGTCGCCACCTTTAGAGTTAAAGTGGTTGACGATGACATGGTACGACTCGCCTTTAAAGAGGAATTCCCCGACGAGTGGCTTCCGTGAACTTGCGAAGTTCGGGTCTAGCGGTTGAATCCGTCCTGGGTTACTCGTCAACTTGCCGTTTTCGACCGAGACCGCTTCCGTTGCCGTACCTTTTTTACCTGGTGCAAGTGAGACGCGCTCCGGGTTATACAAGAAACCGACACGGATGTTTCCGCCTGGCTGCCCGCCATCTTTTTTATCTTCTGGTGCGATGTCTGTATACGCATATTTGACGCCGGTTTTC from the Exiguobacterium oxidotolerans JCM 12280 genome contains:
- a CDS encoding aminotransferase class I/II-fold pyridoxal phosphate-dependent enzyme, whose translation is MKHFAPSIAIDRLPDPVFAELAQRIGSVKAAGHDVITLGQGTPDQTTPVHILDALRQAIDDASNLQYPPFRGHDFLKQAVANFYESEFGVSIDPATEVAILLGSKAGIVALPQTIVNPGEGVIVPDPGYPDYLSGAALAGAYPITLPLLAENSFLPDYNLLDSLDVERARMLFLNYPSNPTGATATAEAFEQTVAFADAHDICVVHDLAYGGISFDGPTRSFLQTEGAKNVGIELFSLSKRFNMSGFRIAFAIGNPSVIASIETYQEHLYVSAFTPIQHAATVALSSDQTCVRELSALYETRRDALFGALNEIGWAGPVPGGSFFVWLPVPSGFTSQSFTDHLLDEAHVAVTPGHFFGTYGEGYVRISLIADVDRLVEAVKRIGTLQLFQTAVAE
- a CDS encoding CAP domain-containing protein; translation: MKKVLVLGVMAFAFFGCESVPIEQAEAEYPKSGGKLIDEYTSEYPGYTWEVRRTATEEFVALTKDGKDYGKYRFRDGVTTQGATLNKDTEATLAKKGWKVVKSYRKGNTNYMLNLDHAAVYEKNDNYVTYFFDQYDKNRVKATLAIPKDVEAKKEGFYGAASKALRTTDEKLMLRLMNWERAEYKKPALSPYTALKPVTRGHSENMAKNNFFSHTDPEGRDPFDRMKAEGIRFSMAGENLSMGYPNVFAAHCGLMNSKGHRENIMQSGFKQADVGVAFRKDAPYFTINFRTP
- a CDS encoding methionine ABC transporter ATP-binding protein, with product MIEFAQITKQFVRDRTPIFALNDVNLTIEQGEIFGIIGESGAGKSTLLRLINGLETPTSGTVIVDGTNLSRVSKTSLRKLRLRVGMIFQHFQLIQSRTVADNIAFALKAAGVKRAEFPKRIQELTALVGLEGFETNYPSQLSGGQKQRVGIARALANNPSVLLCDEATSALDPVTTLQILDLLKDLNARLGLTIILITHEIDVVKQICHRVAVMAHGEVVEVASTYAIFSQAEHPVTKHYVDTALQIELPERILRAAPGKIIRLQFTGEKTGESTLSEAIKQFDIAVSILHGKVDYIQDVAFGVLIVSLTGPTLHVNRALTWLEGQLHAIEVIQDVA
- a CDS encoding MetQ/NlpA family ABC transporter substrate-binding protein codes for the protein MKKRYAFLATGLLGASILAGCGDSSANEETKSIKIGATSGPYSDMVKEAIQPGLEKKGYNVEIVEFSDYIQPNLALASGDLDANLFQHSIYLKTFAKEKNLDLTGLITVPTAPMGLYSKSYKTLDDVKEGAEVATPNDPTNQARALNLLADQGWIELKADTDPLTVSEKDIIKNPKKLVIKPLEAAQLPRAVESVDISAVPGNFALAAKFDLLDALALETMDEQYRNLVAVKTSDQDKQLAKNLTAVVQSDAFNDVIEKSFKGFSKPDWAN
- a CDS encoding methionine ABC transporter permease; the encoded protein is MSLDRFTTMLPDLTKALGETAFMVGISLTFAIIIGIPLGILLFITDRGLFFQNIIIRSTLDFAINIVRSLPFIILLVALIPLTQLITKTTIGPAAASVSLSVAAIPFLARLVETSLREIPPGLIEAAEACGAKPLRIIISVLLPEALPGIIQGLTLTLISLIGFSAMAGIVGGGGIGDLAIRFGYYRYDNVVMIMTIVVLVVIIQVIQALGNRFARVADKR